Proteins encoded within one genomic window of Actinoplanes octamycinicus:
- a CDS encoding spermidine synthase — protein sequence MAQRRAARRRVETVASGVAELVPDPDRDTAFTLLLDGAPQSHVDLADPTYLQFEYVRRIAAAIDLAAPPGRPLRALHLGGGALTLPRYLAVTRPGSAQRVVEIDGPLVELVRRELPLPERANIRVRVGDAREAVTGMRDSGYDVVVLDVFAGARTPAHLASVEFIEQVARVLAPDGWLVANIADGPPLRHARAQVATIRAVLPEACLVADAAVLRGRRFGNVVVLAGRTPPPVAELTRRAAGDWFPGRVETDLDRFAAGAAPVPDATAIPSPAPPATLFGNRK from the coding sequence ATGGCACAGCGCAGGGCGGCACGACGACGGGTGGAGACGGTCGCCTCGGGCGTCGCCGAGCTGGTTCCGGACCCGGACCGGGACACCGCGTTCACCCTGCTGCTGGACGGCGCCCCGCAGTCACACGTGGACCTGGCCGACCCGACGTACCTGCAGTTCGAGTACGTCCGGCGGATCGCCGCGGCGATCGACCTGGCCGCCCCGCCGGGCCGGCCGCTGCGTGCGCTGCACCTGGGCGGCGGCGCGCTCACCCTGCCGCGCTACCTGGCGGTCACCCGGCCCGGCTCGGCGCAGCGGGTGGTGGAGATCGACGGCCCGCTGGTCGAGCTGGTCCGCCGGGAGCTGCCGCTCCCGGAGCGGGCGAACATCCGGGTCCGGGTGGGCGACGCCCGCGAGGCGGTGACCGGCATGCGGGACTCCGGGTACGACGTGGTGGTCCTGGACGTCTTCGCCGGCGCCCGCACCCCGGCGCACCTGGCCTCGGTCGAGTTCATCGAGCAGGTGGCCCGGGTGCTCGCCCCGGACGGCTGGCTGGTCGCCAACATCGCCGACGGCCCGCCGCTGCGGCACGCCCGCGCCCAGGTGGCCACGATCCGCGCGGTGCTGCCCGAGGCGTGCCTGGTCGCCGACGCCGCGGTGCTGCGCGGCCGCCGGTTCGGCAACGTGGTGGTGCTCGCCGGCCGGACCCCGCCGCCGGTGGCCGAGCTGACCCGGCGGGCGGCCGGCGACTGGTTCCCCGGACGGGTAGAGACGGACCTCGATCGGTTCGCGGCCGGAGCGGCCCCTGTCCCGGATGCGACAGCAATCCCGTCACCGGCACCCCCGGCTACCCTTTTCGGTAACCGAAAGTAG
- a CDS encoding lamin tail domain-containing protein — protein sequence MHRLRKVIIGLSGAAGLLGATLPAPAVAAQVPTFNRIPVADGFDDQNPITLSGTAQAGDTVTLYEEAYIYGVGHSKAELAQHPANDYSKAETSPGVWPALTVKADSTGHWSIKRPLDSGHVMMVGTDDGYSNRRFAAVRVQPDLSVTATGDNAVSFTVTVNPGEPTLPVTVQRYTSGGWTRVASGTIGADPIQYTGSATGQPGGTPTYRAWVSDSAHPDWADPENFVIANYSANVKVSVPGTAGSAPAPTAANPVPNPTWTDPDTASTPSTPPPAPSTPAAGSVRFTKIQYNAPGRDTRTNTSIAGEYFRLTNKTSKTVTLTGWTVRDRAGNTYKFSTYGLGAGKSVTVRTGKGKNSTYTRYWGRTYHVWNNTGDSATLRTGGNKTIDSCTWSSAGKGHTSC from the coding sequence ATGCACCGACTACGGAAAGTAATCATCGGGCTGAGCGGCGCCGCCGGCCTGCTCGGCGCGACGCTGCCGGCGCCGGCCGTCGCCGCCCAGGTGCCGACCTTCAACCGGATCCCGGTGGCCGACGGCTTCGACGACCAGAACCCGATCACGCTGTCCGGCACCGCGCAGGCCGGTGACACCGTCACGCTCTACGAAGAGGCGTACATCTACGGCGTCGGCCACAGCAAGGCCGAACTGGCCCAGCACCCGGCGAACGACTACAGCAAGGCGGAGACCTCGCCGGGCGTCTGGCCGGCGCTGACCGTCAAGGCGGACAGCACCGGTCACTGGAGCATCAAGCGGCCGCTGGACTCCGGGCACGTGATGATGGTCGGCACCGACGACGGGTACTCCAACCGGCGGTTCGCCGCGGTCCGGGTGCAGCCCGACCTGTCGGTGACCGCGACCGGGGACAACGCGGTCAGTTTCACGGTGACCGTGAACCCGGGCGAGCCCACCCTGCCGGTGACCGTCCAGCGGTACACCAGCGGCGGCTGGACCAGGGTCGCCTCCGGGACGATCGGCGCGGACCCGATCCAGTACACCGGCTCGGCCACCGGCCAGCCGGGCGGCACCCCGACCTACCGCGCCTGGGTCAGCGACAGCGCGCACCCGGACTGGGCCGACCCGGAGAACTTCGTGATCGCCAACTACTCGGCGAACGTCAAGGTCAGCGTGCCGGGCACGGCCGGGTCCGCGCCGGCCCCGACGGCGGCCAACCCGGTGCCGAACCCGACCTGGACGGACCCGGACACGGCGAGCACACCGAGCACCCCGCCGCCCGCGCCGAGCACCCCGGCGGCCGGCTCGGTCCGGTTCACCAAGATCCAGTACAACGCGCCGGGCCGGGACACCCGGACCAACACCAGCATCGCCGGCGAGTACTTCCGGCTGACCAACAAGACGTCCAAGACGGTCACGCTGACCGGCTGGACGGTCCGCGACCGGGCCGGGAACACCTACAAGTTCAGCACCTACGGCCTGGGCGCCGGCAAGAGCGTGACGGTCCGCACCGGCAAGGGCAAGAACAGCACGTACACCCGGTACTGGGGCCGGACGTACCACGTCTGGAACAACACCGGGGACTCGGCGACGCTGCGGACCGGCGGCAACAAGACGATCGACTCCTGCACGTGGAGCTCGGCCGGCAAGGGTCACACCAGCTGCTGA
- a CDS encoding galactose oxidase-like domain-containing protein has translation MADDLVGTPMSEIEKRTAANAKRIEQATGVRPGTVRQRAKVAADPAVSGGWGAVVDTPVVPVFQAMLPNGKVLIWDSVGDDAAESYPEHNFTRAMVWNPVDNTSKRVDLQGSNIFCAGFAHLPNGNILVAGGNANEELDGTVHTHVFNWQTETWTRGNDMAGARWYPSVAEMANGEEVIIGGGPATAEVYQANGAVRPLKNFTKYDARIYPYLASRPDAQLGLLGPYPTGYTITTVGDGLITATGTRDALNREYGSFSTYDIGKTLVVGGGNLTEGGAANVPTKTAVVMNSTTGLTPGVAATGSLSTGRRHLNATLLADGTVLATGGLTSAATSPLVDLNHAATAAELWNPATGQWTQLSSASRIRQYHSTAILLPDGRVMTGGGGVCGRCMTVGYLEKNVEYFTPPYLYKKDGSGDLAARPTIATAPTGVPINTNFTITSPEAAGIRKVALVGLGDVTHAVDQGQRYVPLKFTTSGTTLTVTGPPNGGVAPPGYYMLFVIDANGVPSVAKMVQVAKGPNPLLTPVRNNSAAKCVDVPSSKTAPGTYLQSYTCNGTKAQALVRLPGDQTLRVIGNCLDVPSRKFVNGQKIWAYTCNNTVAQTWQFGADGTIRPLGGTTLCLAAASTANNAALQLNTCNGNALQKWTY, from the coding sequence ATGGCGGACGACCTGGTCGGCACGCCGATGTCGGAGATCGAGAAGCGGACCGCGGCGAACGCGAAGCGGATCGAGCAGGCGACCGGGGTGCGCCCGGGCACGGTGCGGCAGCGGGCCAAGGTGGCCGCCGACCCGGCGGTGTCCGGTGGGTGGGGCGCGGTGGTCGACACCCCGGTGGTCCCGGTCTTCCAGGCGATGCTGCCGAACGGCAAGGTGCTGATCTGGGACTCGGTCGGCGACGACGCGGCCGAGTCCTACCCGGAGCACAACTTCACCCGGGCCATGGTCTGGAACCCGGTGGACAACACCTCGAAGCGGGTCGACCTGCAGGGCTCCAACATCTTCTGCGCCGGCTTCGCCCACCTGCCGAACGGCAACATCCTGGTGGCCGGCGGGAACGCCAACGAGGAGCTGGACGGCACCGTGCACACCCACGTCTTCAACTGGCAGACCGAGACGTGGACCCGCGGCAACGACATGGCCGGCGCCCGGTGGTACCCGTCGGTGGCCGAGATGGCGAACGGCGAAGAGGTGATCATCGGCGGTGGCCCGGCGACCGCCGAGGTCTACCAGGCGAACGGCGCGGTCCGCCCGCTGAAGAACTTCACCAAGTACGACGCCCGGATCTACCCCTATCTCGCCTCCCGCCCGGACGCCCAGCTCGGGCTGCTCGGGCCGTACCCGACCGGCTACACGATCACCACGGTCGGGGACGGGCTGATCACCGCGACCGGCACCCGGGACGCGCTGAACCGGGAGTACGGCAGCTTCTCCACCTACGACATCGGCAAGACGCTGGTGGTCGGCGGCGGCAACCTGACCGAGGGCGGCGCCGCGAACGTACCGACGAAGACCGCGGTGGTGATGAACAGCACCACCGGGCTGACCCCGGGTGTGGCCGCCACCGGATCCCTGTCGACCGGCCGCCGGCACCTGAACGCGACCCTGCTGGCCGACGGCACGGTGCTCGCCACCGGCGGTCTGACCAGTGCGGCCACCTCGCCGCTGGTGGATCTGAACCACGCCGCGACGGCAGCCGAGCTGTGGAACCCGGCGACCGGCCAGTGGACCCAGCTGAGCAGCGCGAGCCGGATCCGGCAGTACCACTCGACCGCCATCCTGCTGCCGGACGGCCGGGTGATGACCGGGGGCGGCGGGGTCTGCGGCCGCTGCATGACGGTCGGCTACCTGGAGAAGAACGTCGAGTACTTCACTCCGCCGTACCTCTACAAGAAGGACGGCAGCGGGGACCTCGCGGCCCGGCCGACGATCGCCACCGCGCCGACCGGCGTACCGATCAACACGAATTTCACCATCACCTCGCCGGAGGCGGCCGGCATCCGGAAGGTCGCCCTGGTCGGCCTCGGCGACGTGACCCACGCCGTGGACCAGGGCCAGCGCTACGTGCCGCTGAAGTTCACCACCTCGGGCACCACGCTGACCGTCACCGGCCCGCCGAACGGCGGGGTGGCCCCGCCCGGCTACTACATGCTCTTCGTGATCGACGCGAACGGCGTCCCGTCGGTGGCCAAGATGGTGCAGGTCGCCAAGGGGCCGAACCCGCTGCTCACCCCGGTGAGGAACAACAGCGCCGCGAAGTGCGTGGACGTGCCGTCGTCGAAGACCGCGCCGGGCACCTACCTGCAGTCGTACACCTGCAACGGCACCAAGGCGCAGGCGCTGGTCCGGCTGCCCGGCGACCAGACCCTGCGGGTGATCGGCAACTGCCTCGACGTGCCGTCCCGCAAGTTCGTCAACGGGCAGAAGATCTGGGCCTACACCTGCAACAACACGGTGGCGCAGACCTGGCAGTTCGGCGCTGACGGGACGATCCGGCCGCTCGGCGGGACCACGCTGTGCCTGGCCGCGGCGTCCACCGCGAACAACGCGGCGCTGCAGCTGAACACCTGCAACGGCAACGCGCTGCAGAAGTGGACCTATTGA
- a CDS encoding alpha/beta fold hydrolase: protein METGPLPVHYSRREALRHSAADPRGLPPGARRPEPGADPATVPVILVHGTNGRSASDWFTLAPLLANEGRTVYPFDWRRARPGAEVSATHRHAEELAAFITSTGATRVDVVGHSWGAVLAHYLVRCLPGEPAAGAVRSLVGLAPTYGGTTLHGLLRRPHRLPGRLRHWLDAKIPTWREQLPGSAVLRAIQAAPPAPGTRFTTIVTRYDQMVTPYTASLTALPGATPIVLQQHARRAVVGHLGILHHPVALTQVVRALDPA, encoded by the coding sequence ATGGAGACCGGGCCCCTACCCGTGCACTACAGCCGCCGCGAGGCGCTCCGGCACAGCGCCGCCGACCCGCGCGGCCTGCCGCCCGGCGCCCGCCGTCCGGAGCCCGGCGCGGACCCGGCGACCGTCCCGGTGATCCTGGTGCACGGCACCAACGGCCGATCGGCCAGCGACTGGTTCACCCTGGCGCCGCTGCTGGCCAATGAGGGCCGCACGGTCTACCCGTTCGACTGGCGGCGGGCCCGGCCGGGCGCCGAGGTCAGCGCCACCCACCGGCACGCCGAGGAGCTGGCCGCCTTCATCACGTCGACCGGCGCCACCCGGGTCGACGTGGTCGGCCACTCGTGGGGCGCGGTGCTCGCCCACTACCTGGTCCGCTGCCTGCCCGGCGAGCCGGCGGCCGGCGCGGTCCGGTCGCTGGTCGGGCTGGCCCCCACCTACGGCGGGACCACGCTGCACGGGCTGCTCCGCCGCCCGCACCGGCTCCCCGGCCGGCTGCGGCACTGGCTGGACGCGAAGATCCCGACCTGGCGGGAGCAGCTGCCCGGCTCGGCGGTGCTCCGGGCGATCCAGGCCGCTCCCCCGGCGCCCGGCACCCGGTTCACCACGATCGTCACCCGGTACGACCAGATGGTGACCCCGTACACCGCGTCGCTGACCGCGCTGCCCGGGGCCACCCCGATCGTGCTCCAGCAGCACGCCCGCCGGGCCGTGGTCGGGCACCTCGGCATCCTGCACCACCCGGTGGCGCTGACCCAGGTGGTGCGGGCGCTGGACCCGGCCTGA
- a CDS encoding translation initiation factor 2 translates to MFHQHFLSAPGTDLGPLDSGERVLWRGRCAVAEYAFDEASSLPRWTLPEGAEVLVTDRRVRYTYADESTLSNGELFWLWPQHLRVQPGNRDVGRTATVTQIQLVCNGPEGSYPALVFAGGDLATVGDADRLANVLRQAIARFRVENAAEIGVAPAHARMLSRQVIGPEFTNYQGGEGQTVTLLGAVPVPAPEPAEPVYVEAVYEEPIYEEPIYEEPVYQEPVYEEVPTSGSRAYADRPGRDADAERAEQALRAERDSRYAEPDLASRASSLAARVASLVSGDGGDSRFTNLSAYLNGADEPHSRR, encoded by the coding sequence ATGTTCCACCAGCACTTCCTGTCCGCACCGGGCACCGACCTCGGACCGCTGGACAGCGGCGAGCGGGTGTTGTGGCGTGGCCGCTGCGCGGTCGCCGAGTACGCGTTCGACGAGGCGTCGTCGCTGCCACGATGGACCCTGCCGGAAGGCGCCGAGGTCCTGGTCACCGACCGCCGGGTTCGCTATACGTATGCGGACGAGAGCACGCTGAGTAACGGCGAACTGTTCTGGCTGTGGCCCCAGCACCTGCGCGTGCAGCCGGGCAACCGGGATGTCGGCCGGACCGCCACGGTCACCCAGATCCAGCTGGTCTGCAACGGCCCGGAGGGCAGCTACCCGGCCCTGGTGTTCGCCGGCGGCGACCTGGCCACGGTCGGCGACGCGGACCGCCTGGCGAACGTGTTGCGGCAGGCGATCGCCCGGTTCCGGGTGGAGAACGCCGCCGAGATCGGGGTGGCGCCGGCCCACGCGCGGATGCTGTCCCGGCAGGTGATCGGCCCCGAGTTCACCAATTACCAGGGCGGCGAGGGGCAGACGGTGACGCTGCTCGGCGCGGTCCCGGTGCCGGCCCCGGAGCCGGCGGAGCCGGTCTACGTCGAGGCCGTCTACGAGGAGCCGATCTACGAGGAGCCGATCTACGAGGAGCCGGTGTACCAGGAGCCGGTCTACGAGGAGGTGCCGACCTCGGGTTCGCGCGCCTACGCGGACCGGCCCGGCCGGGACGCCGACGCCGAGCGTGCCGAGCAGGCCCTGCGCGCCGAGCGAGACTCCCGCTACGCGGAGCCGGACCTGGCCTCCCGGGCGTCGAGCCTGGCCGCCCGGGTCGCCAGCCTGGTCTCCGGCGACGGCGGGGACAGCCGGTTCACCAACCTGTCCGCTTACCTGAACGGCGCCGACGAGCCGCACTCACGCCGCTGA
- a CDS encoding pentapeptide repeat-containing protein, with the protein MEKQELPVLEADCTRCAGLCCVAPAFAKSSDFAINKPAGQPCRNLGGDFRCRIHEQLPERGFRGCVVFDCFGAGQRITQETFGGRDWRSAPEIAGPMFAALPIMRQLHELLWLLGEALKLDEARRLHPKLRAARDEIDAAAGGAPEALRGLDVEAYRKSVVPLLRKASELARAATGGRRPDHSGADLIGRRFRGADLRGASLRGALLIGADLSGADLRRADFTGADLRGADLRGADLTGALFLTRSQLRSAVTDTDRL; encoded by the coding sequence ATGGAAAAGCAGGAACTGCCGGTGCTGGAAGCCGACTGCACGCGGTGCGCGGGACTCTGCTGCGTGGCGCCGGCCTTCGCCAAGTCGTCGGATTTCGCGATCAACAAGCCGGCCGGGCAGCCGTGCCGGAACCTGGGCGGCGACTTCCGCTGCCGGATCCACGAGCAGCTGCCCGAGCGCGGCTTCCGCGGGTGCGTGGTGTTCGACTGCTTCGGGGCCGGGCAGCGGATCACCCAGGAGACCTTCGGCGGGCGGGACTGGCGGAGCGCCCCGGAGATCGCCGGCCCGATGTTCGCCGCCCTGCCGATCATGCGTCAGCTGCACGAGCTGCTCTGGCTGCTCGGCGAGGCGCTGAAGCTGGACGAGGCCCGGCGGCTGCACCCGAAACTGCGGGCCGCCCGGGACGAGATCGACGCGGCGGCCGGCGGGGCGCCGGAGGCGCTGCGCGGGCTGGACGTCGAGGCGTACCGGAAATCGGTGGTGCCGTTGTTGCGCAAGGCCAGCGAGCTGGCCAGGGCGGCGACCGGTGGCCGCCGCCCGGACCACAGTGGCGCTGATCTGATCGGCCGCCGGTTCCGCGGGGCGGATCTGCGCGGCGCCAGTCTCCGGGGCGCGCTGCTGATCGGCGCCGACCTGAGCGGTGCCGACCTGCGCCGGGCCGACTTCACCGGTGCGGATCTGCGCGGCGCCGATCTGCGCGGCGCGGACCTGACCGGGGCGCTGTTTCTGACCAGATCACAGCTGCGCTCCGCAGTGACCGACACCGATCGGCTCTAA
- a CDS encoding MFS transporter has translation MTITESLTQSAGGAPESRAAAEQRWTPRLWGVLAVLCAVLFLDGLDVSMVGVALPSIGTELGLSTTSLQWIVNGYVLGYGGLLLLGGRTADLLGRRRVFLIALGVFTVASLVGGLVDDGTLLIATRFVKGLAAAFTAPTAMSILTTTFAEGPARNRALSIFTVFGASGYSSGLILGGLLTSLGWRWTFLVPVPLALGALIAGLSLIPRDKPAAGGGHDLTGAVTLVGGMLLAVYAVVTAPQRGLDALTVSAAVLAVVLLAAFVVAENRVRHPLVRLSIFRIGSIVRANASMVALMGSYVSFQFMMTLYLQDVLHWSPLSMALALLPAGLLVAFSSPFMGRLIDRHGTAPLIVAAMTSLSAGYVWFLLTAGNRPDYLVTVLPTMLLLGGGFAFGFSSIMAQATDGIDDSEQGLASGLVQSSGQVGTALVLAVVTGLVASATTAASADFTPFRPGVNLVTGVALAGLLLNIAALVTARSRGRHRIPAETTAH, from the coding sequence GTGACTATCACCGAATCCCTGACCCAGTCCGCGGGCGGTGCGCCGGAGTCGCGCGCCGCCGCGGAGCAGCGCTGGACACCCCGGCTCTGGGGCGTGCTCGCGGTGTTGTGCGCGGTCCTCTTCCTGGACGGGCTGGACGTCTCGATGGTCGGGGTGGCGCTGCCCTCGATCGGCACCGAGCTCGGCCTGTCCACCACCTCGCTGCAGTGGATCGTCAACGGCTACGTGCTCGGTTACGGCGGCCTGCTGCTGCTCGGCGGGCGCACCGCCGACCTGCTCGGCCGGCGCCGGGTCTTCCTGATCGCGCTCGGCGTCTTCACCGTCGCCTCGCTGGTCGGTGGCCTGGTCGACGACGGCACCCTGCTGATCGCCACCCGCTTCGTCAAGGGCCTGGCCGCGGCGTTCACCGCGCCGACCGCGATGAGCATCCTGACCACCACGTTCGCCGAGGGCCCGGCCCGCAACCGGGCGCTGTCGATCTTCACGGTCTTCGGCGCCAGCGGGTACTCCTCCGGCCTGATCCTCGGCGGCCTGCTCACCAGCCTCGGCTGGCGGTGGACCTTCCTGGTCCCGGTGCCGCTCGCGCTCGGCGCCCTGATCGCCGGTCTCTCCCTGATCCCGCGGGACAAGCCCGCCGCCGGCGGCGGACACGACCTGACCGGCGCGGTCACCCTGGTCGGCGGCATGCTGCTCGCGGTGTACGCGGTGGTCACCGCCCCGCAGCGCGGCCTGGACGCGCTGACCGTCAGCGCCGCGGTGCTCGCGGTGGTGCTGCTGGCCGCCTTCGTGGTCGCGGAGAACCGGGTCCGGCACCCGCTGGTCCGGCTCAGCATCTTCCGGATCGGCTCGATCGTGCGGGCCAACGCCAGCATGGTCGCGCTGATGGGCTCCTACGTCAGCTTCCAGTTCATGATGACCCTCTACCTGCAGGACGTGCTGCACTGGTCGCCGCTGAGCATGGCGCTGGCCCTGCTGCCGGCCGGCCTGCTGGTCGCGTTCAGCTCGCCGTTCATGGGCCGGCTGATCGACCGGCACGGCACCGCGCCGCTGATCGTCGCCGCGATGACCTCGCTCAGCGCCGGGTACGTGTGGTTCCTGCTCACCGCCGGCAACCGGCCCGACTACCTGGTCACCGTGCTGCCGACGATGCTGCTGCTGGGCGGCGGGTTCGCCTTCGGCTTCAGCTCGATCATGGCCCAGGCGACGGACGGCATCGACGACTCCGAGCAGGGCCTGGCGTCCGGGCTGGTGCAGTCGTCCGGCCAGGTCGGCACCGCGCTGGTGCTGGCCGTGGTGACCGGCCTGGTCGCCTCGGCCACCACCGCGGCCTCCGCCGACTTCACCCCGTTCCGCCCGGGCGTCAACCTGGTCACCGGCGTCGCCCTGGCCGGCCTGCTGCTGAACATCGCCGCCCTGGTCACGGCCCGCTCCCGAGGCCGCCACCGCATCCCGGCGGAAACCACGGCCCACTGA